In one window of Maribacter sp. BPC-D8 DNA:
- a CDS encoding EamA family transporter → MWMYLGLLAALFLGLHNLCKKHAVQGNDAFSVLLGTLITGFLLFLPLFLGSKYYPEELQSIDLFVSDISLKTHGFIIIKSMIMASSWVLAYQALKHLPITIVTPIRSAGPFFTFIGAILIYQERPNFLQWIGFFLIIFSVFLYSKIGKKEGINFKNNKWIYAIIGATFLGASSGLYDKFLIQSLALNPPTLQFWFCTYTMLIIGVVVLITRSTNPNLKGTFKWRWTIPMVGILLQTADYFYFKALQDPDALIMLLSAIKRSQILIAVVVGGFIFKEQNKRKKLVPLAGIMLGVFLILYS, encoded by the coding sequence ATGTGGATGTACCTCGGACTTTTAGCAGCGCTTTTTTTAGGATTACACAACTTATGTAAGAAACATGCCGTACAAGGTAATGATGCTTTTTCTGTTTTACTAGGTACTTTAATAACAGGTTTTTTATTGTTTTTACCCTTGTTTTTGGGTTCTAAATACTATCCGGAGGAATTACAATCAATCGATTTATTTGTATCGGATATTTCATTGAAGACGCACGGCTTTATCATAATCAAATCTATGATTATGGCATCATCATGGGTATTGGCTTATCAAGCGTTGAAGCATTTACCAATTACCATTGTAACACCAATTCGTTCTGCTGGTCCGTTTTTCACTTTTATTGGTGCGATTTTAATATATCAAGAACGCCCTAATTTTTTGCAGTGGATCGGCTTCTTTTTAATTATATTTTCTGTTTTTCTATATTCTAAAATCGGAAAAAAAGAGGGAATAAATTTTAAGAACAATAAGTGGATATATGCCATTATAGGAGCTACATTTTTAGGTGCTTCAAGTGGTTTGTACGATAAGTTTTTAATACAAAGTTTAGCGTTGAACCCTCCTACCCTACAATTTTGGTTTTGTACCTATACGATGTTGATTATAGGCGTCGTGGTTCTTATTACACGATCTACCAACCCTAACTTGAAAGGTACTTTCAAATGGAGATGGACGATACCAATGGTGGGTATATTATTGCAAACGGCAGACTACTTCTATTTTAAAGCACTACAAGACCCAGATGCTTTGATTATGTTATTATCAGCTATCAAGCGAAGCCAAATATTGATTGCTGTAGTCGTTGGTGGTTTCATCTTCAAAGAACAGAACAAGCGTAAAAAGCTCGTACCGCTAGCAGGTATTATGCTTGGCGTCTTTCTTATACTTTATTCATAA
- a CDS encoding WG repeat-containing protein: MRLLHFLTAVLLLNSVFGQEEYVTIDKQYHKPTDEFKKKIIDAKYEPGSIFINNYLTIRKDDKSTFVDTSGNILGNLYDFKTEMSTNNIFFTGEIVTGINDYGKRENDKFINLQAVDASGNNIDSEINSKPEYYFSSNMARVYDHYISKDADYFTIHYNKPDPSKGWGYDLQEGLMNGKGEIILEPKYKSVKQIENDFFILTDGDKSKKVINLEDMSTLSTNFSNIYSFSDVPNAQRLDPYLSFNEKIIAEDANSKAWGIYNLISKNWEVPAIYQKLMPVNTFRQVGDKMRHILFTDAFIAVKDNQWGLVDNINNTIIPFEYEKVEYNYKYFKVFNKDGKLNYFDTASKSLLFNSFYDDIHYNNDEPSLAVLTLNKQVGLYDFDNKEFFVDPSEGFTGYEYVNKSRLVLLKRKNAEGRSDRALFSIDHKKIICKDFNDFYYADGNGKFSKIQHFDGTSSIIDNSGKVIVPPGNYYGRPQYQQGVFFSYDSSSKRAKAVHCYKNNGEPIDASTCAERFSKKKKK; encoded by the coding sequence ATGAGATTACTACACTTTTTAACCGCCGTTCTATTACTAAATTCAGTCTTTGGACAAGAAGAATACGTTACGATAGATAAACAATATCACAAACCTACCGATGAATTTAAGAAGAAGATTATTGATGCAAAATATGAACCGGGATCAATTTTTATTAATAACTACCTTACTATAAGAAAAGATGATAAAAGTACATTCGTAGATACTTCGGGAAATATTTTGGGAAATTTATACGATTTTAAAACCGAAATGTCTACCAACAATATTTTCTTCACTGGAGAAATTGTCACCGGCATTAACGATTACGGAAAAAGGGAAAATGACAAATTTATAAATCTACAAGCAGTCGATGCCTCTGGAAATAACATAGATAGTGAAATCAATTCAAAACCAGAATACTACTTTTCATCTAATATGGCTAGAGTGTATGATCACTACATCAGCAAAGACGCAGATTATTTTACAATTCATTATAATAAGCCAGACCCTAGTAAAGGTTGGGGATATGATTTACAGGAAGGTTTAATGAATGGTAAAGGAGAAATAATCTTAGAACCAAAATATAAAAGCGTAAAACAAATTGAAAACGACTTTTTTATTCTGACCGATGGCGATAAAAGCAAAAAGGTAATCAACCTAGAGGATATGAGTACGTTATCGACTAATTTCAGTAATATTTATTCATTTAGCGATGTACCAAATGCACAACGATTAGACCCCTACCTATCTTTTAATGAAAAAATAATTGCAGAAGATGCAAATTCAAAAGCTTGGGGTATTTATAATTTAATTTCTAAAAATTGGGAAGTACCGGCCATTTATCAAAAATTAATGCCTGTTAATACATTTAGACAAGTTGGTGACAAAATGCGACACATTCTATTCACTGATGCTTTTATAGCCGTTAAAGACAACCAATGGGGACTTGTAGATAACATCAACAACACTATTATACCATTTGAATATGAAAAGGTAGAATACAATTACAAATATTTTAAAGTTTTCAATAAAGATGGCAAATTGAATTATTTTGATACAGCATCAAAATCTTTGCTGTTTAATTCATTCTATGATGACATTCATTACAACAATGATGAGCCTAGCTTGGCTGTATTAACTTTAAACAAACAAGTCGGTCTTTATGATTTTGATAATAAAGAATTTTTCGTAGATCCATCTGAAGGATTTACAGGTTACGAATATGTGAACAAGTCTCGACTTGTATTATTGAAACGTAAAAATGCAGAAGGTAGAAGTGATAGAGCACTTTTTTCAATTGACCACAAAAAAATTATATGTAAAGATTTTAATGATTTTTACTATGCTGACGGAAATGGTAAATTTTCTAAAATCCAACATTTTGACGGTACTAGTTCAATTATAGATAATAGTGGTAAGGTTATAGTACCGCCCGGAAACTATTATGGTAGACCACAATATCAACAAGGTGTATTTTTCTCTTATGATAGTTCAAGTAAACGCGCAAAAGCAGTGCATTGCTATAAAAATAATGGTGAACCTATTGATGCTTCTACTTGTGCAGAAAGGTTTAGTAAAAAGAAAAAGAAATAA
- a CDS encoding right-handed parallel beta-helix repeat-containing protein yields the protein MKSTFNYLLIFLLLLGTSCGKDDLSKIMTNETYTADTESLDAEGLPIRQFSAQSPEMPEVNEYTIELDRWDIPNTNTDVAKTTANLQAAIDWAHEEEYSRIVLPTGEYLVGKDVNDIYYGGIEIYENTEFVFSEGAVLTIDTNDKWNYCVLRLNGDNIIVRDGEIRGERDTHIYTPREDGKTAHDEGHGICVWDNNNVLIENMKIYNVTGDGSLVLDSNDVTFKNNTIFNNRRQGISIVGGVRIEISDNEIHHINGTSPQFGIDIEGPGRIDEDILIQNNYFHHNAGGDIVNATGENVYILDNVMEQGIDSKYTDGPIVSWHKTHNIIARNTVTMINGSANGRLGYIQYSSGGEKGHNRATYVHDNIMNNCGMYMYKSSDADVRRNQFLGYFLAFSDFENVILVDNLVTYSETETNLRYCWSYRFKNATGYASGNYLGEELEELPLSETEPYTLQCVVDGW from the coding sequence ATGAAGAGTACTTTCAACTACTTGTTAATTTTCTTATTGCTATTAGGTACATCTTGTGGTAAAGATGATTTGAGCAAAATAATGACGAACGAAACCTACACGGCAGATACTGAGAGTTTAGATGCAGAAGGTTTACCTATTCGGCAGTTTAGTGCTCAATCACCAGAAATGCCAGAAGTTAATGAGTATACTATCGAGCTAGATCGTTGGGATATTCCGAATACAAATACTGATGTTGCAAAAACTACAGCAAATTTACAAGCAGCGATAGACTGGGCGCATGAAGAAGAATATAGCAGAATAGTACTACCTACAGGCGAATATTTAGTAGGTAAAGATGTAAATGATATCTATTACGGTGGTATTGAAATTTATGAAAATACAGAGTTTGTCTTTAGCGAAGGTGCAGTATTAACTATAGATACCAACGATAAGTGGAATTATTGTGTTTTACGTTTAAATGGAGATAATATAATTGTACGTGATGGCGAAATTAGAGGCGAACGAGACACCCATATTTATACGCCACGAGAAGATGGTAAAACGGCTCATGATGAAGGCCATGGTATTTGTGTATGGGATAATAATAATGTTCTTATTGAAAATATGAAAATATATAACGTTACCGGTGATGGGTCGTTAGTATTAGATTCAAATGATGTTACTTTTAAAAATAATACTATATTTAATAATAGACGACAAGGTATATCAATTGTTGGTGGTGTGCGTATTGAAATAAGTGATAACGAAATACACCACATAAATGGTACTTCACCTCAATTTGGTATTGATATAGAAGGTCCTGGTCGTATTGATGAAGACATCTTAATTCAAAATAATTATTTTCATCATAATGCAGGTGGAGATATTGTAAATGCTACAGGAGAAAATGTCTACATACTCGATAATGTAATGGAACAAGGTATTGATAGTAAATACACAGATGGGCCGATAGTGAGCTGGCACAAAACACATAACATAATCGCTAGAAATACGGTGACCATGATTAACGGTTCAGCAAATGGTAGATTAGGTTATATACAATATTCTAGTGGTGGCGAGAAAGGTCATAATAGAGCTACTTACGTACATGATAATATCATGAACAATTGCGGTATGTACATGTATAAAAGTTCAGATGCAGATGTTAGACGAAATCAATTTTTAGGTTACTTTTTAGCATTTTCTGATTTTGAAAATGTAATATTGGTAGATAATCTTGTTACGTATTCAGAAACAGAAACCAACCTCAGATACTGTTGGTCTTACCGATTTAAAAATGCCACCGGTTATGCAAGTGGTAACTACCTTGGCGAGGAGTTAGAAGAACTTCCCTTAAGTGAAACTGAACCATACACTTTACAATGCGTGGTAGATGGATGGTAA
- a CDS encoding DUF6134 family protein, which yields MLSINQFIIICTILFLGPICSIDKDVAPIKNTFYFDIIHKDNVIGSLKASKTIKDSKVHYQSVTTINTRVIKKIDVNYLYNVTYENNKLKRANVVIDVNDKPYADILTNWEIDYYQISKNDKNELVVEEDINYATILLYFDEPINVERCYSEQDGSFNTIIPLGNHSYKKINAKNHENIYYYKNGFLEKAEINGGLIKFDIIAQK from the coding sequence ATGTTATCAATAAATCAATTCATTATAATATGTACGATTCTTTTTTTGGGTCCGATTTGTTCCATAGACAAAGACGTAGCGCCTATAAAAAACACATTTTACTTTGATATTATACATAAAGACAATGTGATCGGTAGTTTAAAGGCATCAAAGACCATTAAAGATTCTAAAGTTCATTACCAAAGTGTAACTACTATAAATACAAGGGTCATCAAAAAAATAGACGTAAATTATTTGTACAATGTCACTTATGAAAATAATAAATTAAAAAGGGCAAACGTAGTTATAGATGTTAATGATAAACCCTATGCAGATATTCTTACCAATTGGGAAATTGATTATTACCAAATATCTAAGAATGATAAAAATGAGTTAGTGGTAGAGGAGGATATCAACTACGCCACCATATTGCTATATTTTGATGAACCAATAAATGTAGAACGGTGCTATTCTGAACAAGACGGGAGTTTTAACACCATTATACCTTTAGGCAATCATTCGTATAAAAAGATAAATGCTAAAAATCACGAGAATATTTACTACTATAAAAACGGCTTTTTAGAAAAAGCGGAAATTAATGGAGGATTAATAAAATTTGACATTATTGCTCAAAAATGA
- a CDS encoding DEAD/DEAH box helicase, whose amino-acid sequence MSFKKLNPYILETLEEFSIEEPTAFQKKSIPIIKSGANVYCTAAKGSGKTTTLILTTLQKLKCEAEGNAPRAVVVVQNKEKALELYDEFLRYTKYCSLRVYASYKELHIDIQKSEIFEGIDILITTPTTLHKLFLLNGVSTSQLKICSIDDGDFLIQKSDYTAMITVAQSIMKCQYVIYSEKMHPKLERFEDYFMERASHVKI is encoded by the coding sequence ATGTCTTTTAAAAAACTGAACCCATACATACTTGAAACTTTAGAAGAATTTTCTATAGAAGAGCCAACAGCATTTCAAAAGAAAAGTATTCCAATTATTAAAAGTGGAGCAAACGTATATTGTACTGCAGCAAAAGGCAGCGGTAAAACAACAACCTTGATTTTGACGACCTTACAAAAATTAAAATGTGAGGCAGAAGGTAATGCACCTAGAGCAGTTGTTGTAGTTCAGAACAAAGAAAAAGCATTAGAACTTTATGATGAATTTTTAAGGTATACTAAGTACTGTTCATTACGGGTGTATGCAAGTTATAAAGAGTTGCATATAGATATTCAAAAATCGGAAATATTTGAAGGTATTGATATACTGATTACTACACCTACTACCCTACACAAGTTGTTTTTATTAAATGGTGTCAGTACTTCACAATTAAAAATATGTAGTATTGATGATGGTGATTTTTTAATTCAAAAATCTGACTATACCGCAATGATTACGGTTGCGCAGAGTATTATGAAATGCCAGTATGTTATATATTCAGAGAAAATGCATCCTAAATTAGAACGTTTTGAAGATTATTTCATGGAACGTGCTAGTCATGTAAAGATATAA
- a CDS encoding TetR/AcrR family transcriptional regulator, translated as MAALQKSIDKRNALINATIELVNNDGFHATPMSKIAKMACVSPATIYLYFENKQDLVNKTYIEVKASYTAYAFATYNDTMPVEEGFEVIWKRIAEFKLKESANAMFLAQCDNTPMIDEESRQEGIKHLQPLLDLWARGKKEGIIKPLSDYMLYAYSINPLSFLMITQNRGSVKMDKEELEQAYQAAWSSIKVCN; from the coding sequence ATGGCAGCACTTCAAAAAAGTATAGATAAGCGAAACGCATTGATAAATGCCACCATAGAGTTGGTAAACAATGACGGTTTTCATGCGACACCCATGAGCAAGATTGCAAAAATGGCATGTGTGTCCCCTGCGACTATATACCTCTATTTTGAAAACAAGCAAGATTTAGTAAACAAAACGTATATAGAAGTTAAAGCGAGCTACACGGCATATGCATTTGCGACGTATAATGACACCATGCCAGTTGAAGAAGGTTTTGAAGTGATTTGGAAACGTATTGCAGAATTTAAACTAAAAGAAAGTGCTAACGCAATGTTTCTTGCCCAATGCGATAATACACCAATGATAGATGAAGAAAGCAGACAAGAGGGTATTAAGCATTTACAACCCCTACTCGATTTGTGGGCGCGTGGTAAAAAAGAAGGTATTATAAAGCCTTTGTCAGATTACATGTTGTATGCGTATTCAATTAATCCGCTTTCTTTTCTTATGATAACACAGAATCGTGGTTCGGTGAAAATGGATAAAGAAGAATTAGAGCAAGCATACCAAGCAGCTTGGAGCAGTATAAAAGTTTGTAACTAA
- a CDS encoding NAD(P)H-binding protein, which produces MKKTAIILGASGLTGGLVLEKLIADDRYETIKLFSRSRIEGLPNKVQQYIGNLLELEHFKNDFTADEVYCCIGTTAKKTPDKAMYKSIDYGIPVAAAKLAKENGIPTYLVVSAMGANKKSSVFYNRTKGEMEQDVVNQGIPNTSILRPSLIGGDREEQRVLEKIGLVVFKAIQPLFIGPLKKYKIINAECIAQAMLNLANTTSNTDVIITSNDIEQLAKHNLK; this is translated from the coding sequence ATGAAAAAGACGGCAATTATTTTAGGGGCTTCTGGCTTAACTGGTGGTTTAGTATTAGAAAAACTAATAGCAGATGACAGATACGAAACGATTAAACTATTTTCTAGATCTAGAATAGAAGGACTACCAAACAAGGTGCAACAGTATATTGGTAATCTTTTAGAGTTAGAACATTTTAAAAATGATTTTACAGCTGACGAAGTGTATTGTTGTATAGGTACGACAGCAAAGAAGACTCCAGATAAAGCAATGTACAAGAGCATTGATTATGGTATTCCTGTAGCTGCAGCAAAGCTAGCGAAGGAAAATGGTATACCAACTTATTTAGTAGTGTCTGCAATGGGCGCGAATAAAAAAAGTAGTGTGTTCTATAATAGAACTAAAGGAGAAATGGAGCAAGATGTTGTCAACCAAGGCATACCCAATACTTCAATTCTAAGACCCTCATTAATTGGCGGTGATAGAGAAGAACAAAGGGTATTAGAAAAAATAGGGTTGGTAGTATTCAAAGCTATTCAGCCGCTATTTATTGGTCCGCTGAAAAAATATAAAATTATCAATGCAGAATGCATTGCTCAGGCAATGTTGAATTTAGCAAATACAACGAGTAATACCGATGTTATTATAACATCAAACGATATAGAACAATTAGCAAAACACAACTTAAAATAG
- a CDS encoding patatin-like phospholipase family protein, protein MINTGLVLSGGGIRGVAHIGVIKALEEHGIYATHISGTSAGAIVGALYAGGVKWEDILEFFKVIPIFHANRFARKKPGFLDTEKFYDEFKKFFPQDSFESLPKELFITATDIIKGELKIFDKGELIKPVLASATFPGVFSPINIDGSFYVDGGVLNNFPIEPLKPSCDKIIGSYVNALKAIKIKDLKHSFNVLERAYKIKSASESIAKFSECELVISPEELCEYATFDMRSIDAIFDIGYNSTIDALKKKGYSKQ, encoded by the coding sequence ATGATAAATACCGGATTAGTACTATCAGGTGGAGGTATTAGGGGAGTAGCTCATATCGGAGTAATCAAAGCCTTAGAAGAACACGGTATTTACGCAACTCATATATCTGGTACAAGTGCAGGTGCTATAGTTGGCGCTTTATATGCCGGCGGAGTAAAATGGGAAGATATTTTAGAGTTTTTTAAAGTAATTCCGATTTTTCATGCCAATAGATTCGCTCGTAAAAAACCCGGTTTTTTAGACACCGAGAAGTTTTACGATGAGTTTAAAAAATTCTTTCCACAAGATTCATTTGAATCATTACCTAAAGAACTATTTATTACGGCTACTGACATTATTAAAGGTGAATTAAAGATTTTTGACAAAGGAGAATTAATAAAACCTGTGCTTGCATCTGCAACCTTCCCTGGTGTTTTTTCACCTATAAATATTGATGGATCCTTCTATGTTGATGGTGGTGTGTTGAACAATTTTCCTATTGAACCTTTAAAACCATCATGCGACAAAATAATCGGTAGTTATGTAAACGCACTTAAAGCTATTAAAATAAAGGACTTAAAACATTCTTTTAATGTATTGGAGAGAGCCTACAAAATAAAATCTGCCTCTGAATCGATTGCTAAATTTTCAGAATGTGAATTGGTTATTTCACCCGAAGAGCTTTGTGAATATGCTACATTTGATATGCGATCTATAGATGCCATTTTTGATATTGGCTATAATAGCACTATTGATGCACTAAAGAAAAAAGGGTATTCAAAGCAATGA
- a CDS encoding NAD(P)H-dependent oxidoreductase yields MELLDKLNWRYAAKAMNGEKVAEDKVERILEAARLAPTSSGLQPFEIIVVKNQDIKEQIRPVAWNQSMITDCSHLLVFAAWDNYTEDRINYMFDLTNEIRGFKNEGWENYRKMLLDMYPQKDPEENFNHAAKQAYIAFSQSIAAAAFEEVDATPIEGFDPAAVDKILGLREKGLRSAVLLPLGYRNESEDWLVNLVKVRKPMEELVTVIE; encoded by the coding sequence ATGGAATTATTAGATAAATTAAATTGGAGATATGCCGCTAAGGCAATGAACGGAGAAAAGGTAGCTGAAGATAAAGTAGAACGTATTTTAGAGGCAGCGCGCCTTGCTCCTACTTCTAGTGGTTTACAACCGTTTGAAATTATAGTGGTTAAAAATCAAGATATTAAAGAACAGATTAGACCTGTAGCTTGGAACCAGTCTATGATTACAGATTGCTCTCACCTATTGGTTTTTGCAGCTTGGGATAATTATACCGAAGATAGAATCAACTATATGTTCGATTTAACCAATGAAATTCGTGGTTTTAAAAACGAAGGATGGGAAAATTACCGTAAAATGTTGTTAGATATGTATCCGCAGAAAGACCCTGAAGAAAACTTTAATCATGCTGCAAAGCAAGCTTATATCGCATTTTCCCAATCGATCGCTGCTGCTGCATTTGAAGAAGTAGATGCTACACCTATAGAAGGTTTTGATCCAGCCGCTGTAGATAAAATTTTAGGCTTACGTGAAAAAGGATTACGCAGTGCAGTACTGTTGCCATTAGGGTATAGAAATGAAAGTGAAGACTGGTTGGTGAATTTAGTGAAGGTTAGAAAACCAATGGAAGAATTGGTAACTGTTATTGAATAA
- a CDS encoding iron-containing alcohol dehydrogenase, giving the protein MNNFEFKNPTKIIFGKDTIEKLSKEIPEDAKVLMLYGGGSIKKNGIYDQVMTALSGIEVVEFGGIPANPEYAILLKALQLIKDEKITYLLAVGGGSVIDGTKFLSAAAVYEGDTPWDILTKNIRTKKGMPFGTVLTLPATGSEMNSGSVITRAETKEKLAMSGPGLFPEFSILDPQVIKSIPQRQLANGITDAFTHVLEQYMTYPIDALLQDRFAESILQTLIEVAPKVLKDPTDYKPAADFMWSCTMALNGLIQKGVPGDWAVHMMGHELTALFGIDHARTLAVIAPSHYKYNFEAKKEKLAQYGERVWNITEGSIDDKAYAAIEKTEAFFHELGIDTKLSDYTKDYEGTAEEIAKRFTARGWKLGERQALMPEDAEKIVKMAY; this is encoded by the coding sequence ATGAACAATTTTGAATTTAAGAATCCGACTAAAATTATTTTTGGTAAGGATACGATAGAAAAATTAAGCAAAGAAATACCTGAAGATGCTAAAGTACTTATGCTCTACGGTGGTGGTAGTATTAAGAAAAACGGAATCTACGATCAAGTTATGACTGCATTGTCTGGCATAGAGGTCGTTGAATTTGGTGGTATACCTGCCAATCCTGAGTATGCAATTTTGTTGAAAGCTTTACAGCTTATTAAAGATGAAAAAATCACCTATTTATTAGCAGTGGGCGGTGGTTCTGTAATTGACGGAACTAAATTTTTATCTGCCGCAGCAGTATATGAAGGAGATACCCCATGGGATATTTTAACGAAAAACATCAGAACTAAAAAAGGGATGCCTTTTGGTACCGTTCTAACTTTACCGGCAACAGGTTCAGAAATGAATTCTGGTTCTGTTATCACAAGAGCAGAGACTAAGGAAAAACTAGCAATGAGCGGACCAGGATTATTCCCTGAGTTCTCTATTCTAGACCCTCAAGTTATTAAGTCTATACCGCAACGCCAATTGGCAAATGGTATTACAGATGCCTTTACCCATGTTCTAGAGCAGTACATGACGTACCCAATAGATGCATTGTTACAAGATAGATTTGCAGAAAGTATTTTGCAAACACTAATTGAAGTAGCTCCTAAAGTATTAAAAGATCCAACGGACTATAAACCAGCTGCAGATTTTATGTGGAGCTGTACTATGGCCTTAAACGGATTGATTCAAAAAGGAGTTCCGGGTGACTGGGCAGTTCACATGATGGGTCATGAGTTAACGGCATTATTCGGTATTGATCATGCACGTACGCTAGCTGTAATCGCACCAAGTCACTATAAGTACAATTTTGAGGCTAAAAAAGAAAAATTAGCGCAGTACGGTGAACGTGTTTGGAATATTACCGAAGGTAGTATAGACGACAAGGCATATGCTGCAATAGAAAAAACCGAGGCATTCTTTCATGAATTAGGTATCGATACCAAGTTGTCAGATTATACCAAAGATTATGAAGGTACAGCCGAAGAAATTGCAAAACGTTTTACAGCCCGCGGATGGAAATTAGGTGAGCGTCAAGCTTTAATGCCAGAAGATGCTGAGAAAATAGTTAAAATGGCTTATTAA
- a CDS encoding DUF6515 family protein, whose amino-acid sequence MKTITKTYAVATLLLFAFALPAAAQSSKKKVTKTTVTKKVTKTPGKISSKKVTYKKPTKKVVSVRTVPNKKIVKHNGQSYYYSNNKFYTTSGGRYITIAPKVGFRINTLPPNYARVNFNNRLYFNVGGTFYIESNSGYEVVQPEIGTIVYELPDGYEKVTIDGLSYYEYSNILYEKVQVDGSRAYEVVGIIDME is encoded by the coding sequence ATGAAAACAATTACTAAAACATACGCAGTAGCAACATTACTATTATTTGCATTTGCTTTACCAGCTGCAGCACAATCTTCTAAAAAGAAAGTTACCAAAACAACGGTTACAAAGAAAGTGACTAAAACACCTGGTAAAATATCCAGTAAAAAAGTAACCTATAAAAAGCCTACTAAAAAAGTAGTATCAGTTAGGACGGTACCTAATAAGAAAATAGTAAAGCATAATGGTCAAAGTTATTACTATTCTAATAACAAATTTTATACAACGTCTGGTGGTAGATATATTACCATTGCACCCAAGGTTGGCTTTAGAATAAACACGTTACCGCCAAACTATGCTAGGGTTAATTTTAACAACCGTTTGTATTTTAATGTTGGTGGCACCTTTTATATAGAATCTAATTCTGGCTATGAGGTTGTTCAACCAGAAATTGGAACTATAGTTTACGAATTACCAGATGGTTATGAAAAAGTGACTATTGATGGTTTATCATACTATGAGTATTCTAATATACTTTATGAAAAAGTACAAGTAGATGGTTCTAGAGCTTATGAAGTGGTTGGGATCATTGATATGGAATAA